actctctccaccaaacactccaatcagcggtttcgatggtcaaacctctaaagttggtcaaaaccgctatttttatcccaaaacgctctttaccaaacatggccATTGTTGCAAATACATAATCGTAAATTTGTTATTAAgattttcataaaaatatatGTTAGTAACCATGTTTATCCCAACAACATTTACACTTCATACTACcgaaataatatacaaatattaatttatgatgTACTTCAATCTACAAAATAAGTTGGATAGACTGAATTAGAGTCATACGAGGAGAATTAACAAATTGTCAGATAGAGATTAATATACGATGTCTAATGCTTAGGTTGGTGGTTTATTAAAAAGGAAGTAATTTAGATTTGAAAGGATAGTAAAAATAGAATtgattagtattttatatttgCTGATGAGTAatttttctaataaaaatagaattgattagtattttatatctgcCGATGAGTAATTTTCCACATGTTGACACCTGATTGACTCATAATTTATATGATTTTGTGTTGTCTCTTCTTTACCGTAAATTATAACACTTTTTAGGGACTAAGAGTCTACATTTGGAATCTGATCCTATGATTGAGATAATTGTCCTAACGATTATACTTTTTTTGCATAAGACACTTTATTAGTCCGTGTTCaacgagttcttatattaagcactcggttttccatgtcactcggaagacctcaattcacatttggacacgtgtagtgtgactccacgtaataattaaaatagtgaggtctcttataatatatgtgggTCCGTGtcacacgtgtcaaaatatgtaggGGAGGTTTttcatttgacatggagaaccaattgcttctaataatttgccgtGTCCAATACGTTAttaggtctcgataacggaatgtgacacatcattcatattaatctgtTAACTTATGTCAATTGTACgtagagagagaaatcagaacttaacggattaatatgaataatgtGAGTTACCTTTATTTTATGTTAATCCTATACTAATAATTCCCTAAAAACCTACGCacattttgataccttatcccaaaTAAATTAAGATACTAGTTAATAAggtatttttaataaatttagggATTAAAAACAGTGTTTATtacttataaaataaaaaagttaggATATTTATAGTGTAGGGAGTTCGGACAGAAGTAGTTTTATTCGTCTTCTCCATCTCCATTGTTTATGTTGCTCAGTATCTgatctgataaaaaaaaatggcagAGGAAGGCGGAGAACAAAAATCAAATCAGGCAGAAGAAGCACAGGGCCACACTTTCTCATCCTATTTAGGCCTTAGTTTTGGTCTCTTCTTGGCTTCCTTACCTACAAACTCCACCTCTTTAATACCAAACCTCCATTCCCAAATTAGAGACCTTTCTTTTCGTCTCTTTCAGGCCGAAGACCAGCTCAAGCTCATGAAATCTAGAAGAAAAGAGGATTCCAAGGCCAATGCCAGAGTTGTTGAGATCTTTGCTAGCCATAGGAATGCTTGGCAAGCTGAGGAGAAGCGCCTACTCCACCAGATCGACGCTGCCACTGAGGAGTTGGCTTCTCTTAGGGCTACACTTGAAGATTTTCACTCTGAGAGGGGAgattggaaagctaaaatacATGATTTGGAGAGAGAGGTTACGGAACGGGAGGAGATAATTGGGTTTATGTCTAGAAATGCTACTTCTTCTAATGATTTTACGGGGGagggggaggaggaggaggaagaagaagaagaagaagtttctGCCGGTTGTGGAAATAGCGAGTGTTATCATGGTGAAGAAGAAGACGAGAATGTCAATTTTGTTTACGGCCAACATCATCTTCAACAACAGTCAATTGTTGGGGGTTTCAATTCAGATTTCTTGGCTGCTTCTGCTTCTAAATTTTGGTCTGAGAAAGCCAATCTCTGGCAGGTTTGAACTGGTCTTTTTTCCGACTGAATAACTTTTTCAATGATAGATTTTGAAGTAGGCAACCTTTCTTTACCTCTGTCTTATCTCTGCTGCTTGTGCACTATTTCCATCATTAAGTTAGTTCTAGTTTCGAAAATAGAGAACAATTGAAGGATAAAAGTTGTACCTCAATGCCTAACAAGTATCTGATTTTGTTCCTGGTAAAAATGCTTCCTTTATCCCTAAACAGGGTCTTATTCAATAGAATATTGTTTGTAGTTTGTTTGTCTAATTTCCATGTGCAATAATAGTTTCATTTCTTATATCATGATGTTTGGATATGCACAGATGACTGACTTTTGTGTTTAATTTTGGTTGCTTTGGTATCTATGGAATCCTTCTTTAGTGTTAGTTCCCCCCAACTTAAAATGGACCTAGCCAATCTCTTCCTTGACTAAATACTAGCCACATCTTTGAATCAATTGGTGAAGCATATGACCTTGTGATTGTTATGCACATGAGACTTTTTTACCAGAAATATTTTGGTTTGAGTTGTTCTTTCATGTTTTTGTGATTCTTCTTACTGTTTTTGATTCTCAAATTAGTTCATATTTCCAGGATATGCATTATGAGTCTCTGGAGTCACTCTATCATATGAAGCAATTTGTGCCAAGGTAAACTCCACATTCAATGTGCTAACAATACTCATTAACTATGCCTGGAATGTTGGCACTGATGGAAGTTTGATGCTCTTTCCCCTGTTCAGAAGGGAATCTCCATGGAAGGTCGATGGCGAATCAACAGGAATTTCCTCTAAATTAAAATTGCTTGAACAGGAACTCCTGAAATTGGAAAATGTTGGCAAAACTGATCCACCCAAGGTTCTGTCGCAAATGAAGAAGCAGGCCAAGAGGTATCAAGCTCTTGCAGGGAAGATTGATGACCTATGTAGAAGAATGGTAATGCATGGATTCGTTTCTCTCTTTGTTGTTATTGCTTTTTGCTATCACAATCTTTCTGACCTTAAAATCTTCTGTCCTTTTTCATCCTTGGTGCTTAATTTTATTGTACCATATAGTTAAGATCATGAATGGAAATTTTGTTTCTTGCACATACAGAGATTACTGTGTTAAAGCATCTAATAATGATCTAATGAGATGGATATgcattataaaataataataataataaacctgTTACTGTATTTTAGATGAGCTGActtttatattgaaattgaaTGACTTTCATTGTCACATAACTTTCTATCTGATGTGTGCACATGTGCTTCCACATGGAAATTTACTAAGAGTCATGGGGGGGGCCTAGAAAAGCAATTGAAAGCTTGGTGTTATTTTCCTACTTTTTTCCAAAGTTTAGTAGCTTCATTATGAGGTATGCTTCTTAATGCTTTTCTCATAACACATTGCAGCAAGCAAGTGATCCCTGTGAGGCCACACTGAGTCCGGAATTCCGCATACAAAGACAAACCGAGTTTTTGCTCGAAGCATTTCGACTTCAACAGCGTGCTTCCGAAACCTCACAAAAGCAAATGACATTGCAAACTGACATGGGGAAGAGTGGCTATGGGGATGAGATGGAGGGGCAAGCGAAAGTTACAACGAGACGTTCGTTTGACACGGTTAGAAATAACATGAAGGAAGTCCAAAGAAACTTGGAAATATGGTTGGCTAGAATAATAGGAGATCTGGAAGGGATTCTGGCGAGGGATGGAGCGTCAAGGGCAAGGGAGTTTTATGGATCTAGATATCCTTTTGTTCAATAGAAAACTGTGTAATTGGTAGGATGAATGAGATTATGATCTAACCTTAGTGTATTAACTATTAATTACAGCTCTCAGAGTAAATAGGCTGATATATCTTTTGTAAACCCTGCTGAAGCAGCATCTGGGTATTTATTCTATGTTCTATCTATGGTTATGTTGCTGTTTGTGAAATAACCCATACAGTTTTTTGATCTGGATTCATAGAATATTTACCATGTCTTAGTAGGCTCAGTTTAAGAATTAAATATTGTATTAATGTTTTGATGCTCTTTCTTCTAGTTGTAGTcagataataaataaataaataaaactgaaatTGATAGAATATTGACATGCCTCAGTTgaataaagaaaggaaaaagtgCCAAATAGGAACTTTTCCAAAGAAAATTGGAACTAATAATTTGCAAATCATGcatgtttcttttttcttttaaaacaaCAAATAATACTGCACATGTTAGTAGACAGAAACGCTGGAGTGAgtgaaatattatataaatgtcATGATGCGATCTCTTCTATtcctaataaaaaaacaacTCCTCTCATCTCATGTATTAACAAAGTATCCACTACACTCTTCATTGTTTGTTGGAATAAAGTACCAAAATACGCCTAAcgtttttgggaagtatcaatttaggctcaacgttcaaaatagcaccaatatagacttaacgtttacaacataataccaatttaggcttaacgtttacaatatagcatcaatttaggcctcacgtacaaaatagcaccaatataggcttaacgtttacaaactaatacaaatttaagcttaacgtttacaaaatatatacaatttaaccTAAACgtcataaattaaattaatcatattatattattttcctattaactttacatgttatctttttgtttagttttatattcttatttattataatacaattaattagtattcttgctcattaagattttatatttgtttttcatcaataattccatgactactaaatttcattgctcatgtaatatatgcaaactaaaagtaattgaatatccacaatatttcgaacacggATATGTATCcatacttttagtttgcatatattacatgagccatgaaatttaggagtcatggaatggttgatgaaaaacaaatataaggttttaattggcaagaatactaattaattgtattataataaataataaaatagaactaaataaaaagataacatataaagttaataggaaaagaatataatatggttaatttaattatgacttttagtttaaattggatatattttgtaaacgttaagtttaaattcgtattattttgtaaacattgaccctatattggtgctattttgtacgtgaggcctaaattgatactatattgtaaacgttaagcctaaattgatattatattgtaaacgttaagtttatgttggtgctattttgaacgttgaactTAAATTGGTACTTTCCTAAAAACTTAAGCGTATTTTGGTACTTTATtccttgttttttttataaggtGTAAGCTCCACTTTAGTAACTAAGAACAATTTTATTCTTATCATTATACACAATGTAATTTTACCTTTATATGTCCATCTCCACTTCGTATATAGAGTTATGTACTAATCAGCAATAGACCAAAtatgatataattttttaatttttttttcccagGTTTATACATGtatctttgattttttttacacaaatgaaGTGAAGATAACGAAATTCATAACTATATAGAGCCCACCGTTAATAATGCCTCAAAATCGGTTCAACTTTCAAACATTatagataaaatagaaaatGCTCCGACATTTGAGAGAACTTCTCTGATGCTTGAAGTAAGACAGAAAAAATTAAAGCGAGTCCGTTGACCAGCGGACCACTCTGATGTCTAAGTTAGTAGAGTATATGATGAGAGTATTAAGCAATTGAGAGTTGTTAgtgatattttgcgaatatgctaattttcaaccttgtcacgtgtggttagggtgcgggcgtgccagagaagactacctctcaattaaaatggttaagtttatggaatttgcgcgccaaaacttgaattctaaacgaaacgattggcgagggacgtaaggattgaaaaagtccctcttgggtctctcgcgccgttatagaaactttgcgagataaattgtttttatttaagctaagcgtatagATTGAAGACGGGAAAAGTAAAGAAATTGAAGGTGCGAAATTaacacgagatttggtgaaaaatcggtattttattgatgtaaatcaaggtttgaatacatgtgtttgaggtaagcatgaaattgaaaatgaattacaattgaagaacttctatactaaacatatagctaattcaattgaactggaagaacaaatcaaatacaaggaattgaaatgcaattaaaataaattggaattcaacaacaaactcggagccacaatagctatctcggattgatgttgaattttggtgtcggtgcgaggtccttggagagctgcaaccggtcgggcccgtacggtatgtgatcttggcaatggcaaaacgttggtaggcaaatggggcagatttaaccctcaatttcgggaggctcgtttggatgcttaagaacacggaattggacgagtaaataggctaaatttaacttcaggaggtcaggaacaaacttctataagggatcgaaggctaaaacagaTGCTAATtagacgaaattgggagttgaaaataactggacgaatctggaaaattctggaaacagaatgtctaaaaggATTTGGGCTGGAcagatcggcttgtaaatagagtttctgggcacggaattgggcaaataaatatactagattgaacttcaagacgtcaggaacaactttgtcgaagggattgaaagcaaaaaatgactttaaatagacgcaatcgggctttgaaagtaattggacgaatctggaaaatcgaTTTGAAAACAGAGCTCtagctaggaattgagcaaattaaagacTTGGAATACTAAATTGAATtagaaaaacttggaaagaggctattggaactttaattggagctaaagaagagctaaaagaggaatcgaagctaagaaaaaatgaagaacgaaagaaagaacttgaagaactaagaacaaagggacttaagaactaagaactagaactaagaactagagagcattggaagggaccttaggaaggggtTTTATTGTGTTAGATtgagtgattttttatgaagaggagggggtctatttatagttttttgaaGTAgcgttttggtaattatttagtggtattttggtaattattggtCAACTaccccttatttttctctctaaccttgcccactaccttgccacatcatcaacttcctcaacttcttccaactaccactaacctccactaacttccatgccacatcactcCACTACCTTGTGGTTTAGAGAAAATCTTAAGGTTTGGGCCTAGATGTGGGGATGGGGCTAAGCTTGTAGGCTAGCCCGTGGCTGTGTCCGGATGCGTTCTGAGAAATCGGTGATCGACAACGGGCTCCGGGCGAGAACTGACCTCTAATTTGCCGAGAGAaagaacacgccccgcgtaagtctaGCTACACCCTGCGTAGTGCAGCTTCTGAACCTGATGCGTCTTGTTGAtgcgttttacgcgtggcgtaaagtaaggtacgccccgcgtagtggagCCTTTGAAgtggaacgtcttcggatgGATGGTATACGCTCTGTGTAtaggaaggcacgccccgcgtgtttgtgctTCTGATCCTGGAGCGCCTTGTCGAtgcgttttacgcgtggcgtaaagtaaggtacgccccgcgtggtggaGTCTCTAAAGTCTAACTTCTCCAGGTGCCTGATCTACGCCTCGCGTATGAGAAggaacgccccgcgtggttgagctcccgAGCTGTCCTTCGGAAGTAGCTTCCTCCACGCCTCGCGGGCTGGCCAATACGCTTCGCGTGTTAGAGTTATGCCCCGCGTGGTGCAAGACGTGCTCATCGGTTGGAGGTTAGTTTAcatatgtatttttatttttattttaccattattattttctagacaaaatataaactatatcctaaaatcaaAACCCAAGCAttgtatatacataaaataaaatttattttattttgggccaacaattgcccccctcttttgtgtataaattgactagaattgaaaatttgtacacaaaagaatgtatttaggattttttgaaccaattttttttttttattttttttttattttgcttcggttttttttataagagcctcgtttgagctcattgattttttttgtgaaaatatgagaaataaagctagaaaattacaaagcaaTATGTACGACGAAATTATGGGAGataatttgtacaaaaataaataaataataacaaacttgACCTCGTGACCGATGAATGGTTTGAGATCAAAACAGTTGTTcagaacagttgtttgatgggattaaatttgattcagatcaaataaataccaaaagcttggttctgaGATAATTGATACTTTAGAATCAGAGATTGCGTCTGAAAATGATATGGAAATGGATTGAAGGATTCCAgattaatgaaaaaataaattgaagCTATGATGATGATGGAAATTAATTTGGACACGATTGCCTTAAATTGAGGAGTGTATAATGTTTATCTAAGCTAAATGGACTTCTAGAATAATCAGATTGAAATTTGTTGAA
The sequence above is drawn from the Euphorbia lathyris chromosome 6, ddEupLath1.1, whole genome shotgun sequence genome and encodes:
- the LOC136231974 gene encoding uncharacterized protein, with translation MAEEGGEQKSNQAEEAQGHTFSSYLGLSFGLFLASLPTNSTSLIPNLHSQIRDLSFRLFQAEDQLKLMKSRRKEDSKANARVVEIFASHRNAWQAEEKRLLHQIDAATEELASLRATLEDFHSERGDWKAKIHDLEREVTEREEIIGFMSRNATSSNDFTGEGEEEEEEEEEEVSAGCGNSECYHGEEEDENVNFVYGQHHLQQQSIVGGFNSDFLAASASKFWSEKANLWQDMHYESLESLYHMKQFVPRRESPWKVDGESTGISSKLKLLEQELLKLENVGKTDPPKVLSQMKKQAKRYQALAGKIDDLCRRMQASDPCEATLSPEFRIQRQTEFLLEAFRLQQRASETSQKQMTLQTDMGKSGYGDEMEGQAKVTTRRSFDTVRNNMKEVQRNLEIWLARIIGDLEGILARDGASRAREFYGSRYPFVQ